Proteins from a genomic interval of Parambassis ranga unplaced genomic scaffold, fParRan2.1 scaffold_24_arrow_ctg1, whole genome shotgun sequence:
- the LOC114430561 gene encoding uncharacterized protein LOC114430561: MYSVVEFLQTQEVELVPAQWISDGHCYWPGSLRGMALHLAIKNRTEPEDSWDQWEVRTLFTTESYEEGRRKAREAEMTSDLLSEAEACGQRPRRKKKRVQLGGLEVWRGLSQRRTDHLHLPKISLPQLPSYSLLLCLSPHFQSPSQSLPSHHTYRWAPQQSEPALLKEVLTKLEMVLDQQSTILRLLQHQVAPGPGVEQIEGLPLQNLVALQNLEQSLQSPDYKEKMINYLGAIGGADVKDTTWQVLKKLISNTLAKSLNWRGVNGKTSVAGLNLREVIIAAVRRNPIVGVVAEAEVEQIIKRWLQLATDREGGRKRRLLEKERMA; this comes from the exons ATGTATTCAGTTGTTGAGTTTCTCCAAACTCAGGAGGTGGAACTTGTGCCAGCGCAGTGGATAAGTGATGGCCACTGCTACTGGCCTGGTTCACTCAGGGGTATGGCCCTGCACCTGGCCATAAAAAATAGAACCGAACCTGAGGACAGCTGGGACCAGTGGGAGGTCCGGACTTTGTTTACAACAG AGAGCTACGAAGAAGGACGGAGAAAAGCCAGGGAGGCGGAGATGACCTCAGACCTTCTCTCTGAGGCTGAGGCTTGTGGCCAAAGGCCTAGACGTAAAAA AAAGCGTGTCCAACTTGGCGGTCTGGAGGTCTGGAGAGGGTtgagtcagaggaggacagaccATCTCCACCTACCAAAAATCTCCCTGCCCCAGCTCCCATCATACAGCCTCCTTCTATGCCTGTCACCCCACTTCCAATCCCCCAGCCAAT CATTGCCTAGTCACCACACATACAGGTGGGCCCCTCAGCAGTCAGAACCTG CACTGCTAAAAGAGGTTTTAACCAAGCTCGAAATGGTGCTGGACCAGCAGAGCACAATTCTCCGGCTGCTTCAGCATCAGGTGGCACCAGGACCAGGAGTGGAGCAGATAGAGGGTCTGCCACTACAAAACCTTGTGGCTCTTCAGAATCTGGAACAGAGTCTCCAGAGTCCAGATTACAAAGAGAAAATG ATCAACTATCTGGGAGCAATTGGCGGAGCAGACGTAAAGGACACAACTTGGCAGGTGCTCAAAAAATTAATTAGTAATACTCTGGCCAAGAGCCTAAATTGGAGGGGAGTAAATGGAAAGACATCTGTGGCAGGCCTCAACCTCAGAGAGGTCATAATTG CTGCAGTCCGTAGAAACCCTATTGTTGGGGTGGTGGCtgaggcagaggtggagcagataATAAAAAGATGGCTCCAGCTGGCAACAGatcgggagggagggagaaagagaaggcTCCTGGAAAAAGAGCGCATGGCCtag